ACCGGCGAGATCGAGGGCCTCGGCGACACCACGGCGTTCCTGCTCCTGTGCGTGTTCGCGGTGGTCAACGTGGCGGTCCTGGTCCTGCGCCGCGACCCCGTCGAGCACAAGCACTTCCGCGCGCCGACCGTCCTCCCCGTCCTCGGCGCCGTCACGGCCCTGATCCTCGCGAGCCCCCTCGCGGACCGCCCCGCGGAGGTCTACATCCGTGCCGGGGTCCTCCTCGCGATCGGCATCGCCCTGTGGGGCGTGAACAAGGTGGTACTCCGCACCCGCGGCGAGGACTGACACCGTCCCGAGGGGCGTCTCGATCACGTGACCGGCACATTCGGTCAGCGATGGGCCGACCAGGGCCACGACCGAACGTGTCCCGTCGGGCTCGGACGCATTCCCGCGGAATATGCCCTTTCACCGCGAACTCCGCTTCCCCTGCGTACTTTCCTCTCCACCGGGTGGCGGGAGCCGCCCGGTCGGGTGGTGGGGACCACCCGGTCCCACCTGGGGAAGGGGAGGCCGCGTGCCCGGAATCGACGAGTGTCTGTACGAAGCCATGACACTGCCCGGTGCCCGTGGAGCCGCGATCGTCGACTGGACCAGCGGCCTCGCGCTCGGTTCGGTCGGCGATTCCCCGAACGGTGACTACGAGGCGACCGCCGCCGAGACCGCCGAGGTGGCCCGCGCGGCCGCCGAGTACCAGGCGTTCGCACCGGTCGACGACGCGGCCGACATGGACGGTGTGGACAGCGGCCGCGGGGTGGACGGTGCGGACAGCGGCAGCGGCGTGGACGGTGCGGACCGCAAAGGGCCCCCCGTCGAAGACCTCATGCTCACGACCCAGTCCGGCTTCCACCTGATCCGCTACGTGGAGACGACCTTCGACAGCAGCGTCTTCCTCTACCTCTGGCTCGACCGGCACACCGGCAACCTCGCCATGGCGCGGATACGGCTGCGGAGCCTCGCCGAACGGCTGGTGCTGGTGTGAACGGCCTGCGGGCCGCCGAGCCCGACGCCGTCCCGCGGGCCGTCGGCGCGCCCGCCGTCTCGCCCCTGCTCACCCGGCTCGCCACCGAGCGCGCCACCGGGGCCTTCCTGCGCGCCCAGGGCACCCTCTACCTCGTGGACGGGCGCGTCGTACACGCCGAGAGCCCGGCGGCGCCCGGCATAGACGTCCTGCTCACGGCCGGCGGCGCGCTCGCCGCGCAGGGCTGGCAGGAGGTGCTGTCCGCGGCGGGCACCCGGCACGAGGTGGGCCGCGAGCTCGTCGCCAGCGGCCGGGTCACCGCGGGCGAGCTGGAGATGTGCCACCTCGGCGCGCTCTTCGACGCCGCGTTCTTCGTCCTGGGCGCGGCGAGCGGACCCACCCGGTTCCGTTACGGCGTCGCGCACTGGCTCGGCCGGGTCCGCCCGGTGCCCGCCGCGGCCCTCGAACGCGAGACGCTGCGGCGCCGGGCGCTCCTGGACAGCATCTGGCCCCGGCCCGAGGTCGACACCGCCCCGGTCGTGCCCCGCGCGCCCGCGCCCGGCCAGACCGTCACCGTGCGCCAGCGTGCGCTGTTGCGGCTCGCGGACGGCGTACGGACGCCGACGGCCATCGCCTGGGCCCTCGGCAGGCCCTCGTTCCACACACTGATCGAGGTCAGGCGGCTGGCGGCCGCCGGACTCGTGGAGGCCCCCGGGGCACCGGAGCGGGAGCCGGTTCCGGTGGCTCTCCCCTGCCCGGCCGCGACGGAGTGCGCCGATCCCGACATCGCGCTCCTTCGCCGGGTCCGTGACGCCCTGGAGGCGCTGTGAAACTCCCCGCCGTCCCCTGGGCCGGGACCTCGACCACATGAAGTTCTTCGCGTCCTGGCGGCGCGCAGGGAGGAGAGAGCTGGTGGCTGCCGAAGCCGACGTACTCGGCGAACTGAAACGGCTGCGGACCCGTATTCCCCAGCTCCGCGGCGCCCTGACGGCCAGTGTCGACGGGCTCCTGCTGGCGCAGGACGCCTCGGACGTGGAGGCGGAGGGCGTCTGCGCGCTCACCGCGGCGGCGCTCGGTGTGGCGCTGCGGCTGTCCGACGCCACCCATCAGGGCGGCTTCCGTGAACTGATCATCCGTGGCGAACAGGGCTACGTGGCCACGTACGCGGCCGGTTCGTCCGCCGTGCTGACGCTGCTCGCCGAGCCCCGCATCAACGTGGGCCGGCTGCACCTGGAGGCCCGCCGTTCCAGCGCGCTCATCGGAGAGCTGGTCGACGCCGCCGTCGATCGAGCGGAGGAAACCTGACCCATGCCCCCCACCACACCCTCATCGTCCCCTTCACCGCGGACGCCCGGCAGACGGAAAGGAAGCACCAAGCACATGACCGACACGGAGACCGCACTCAAGGAAGCGACCACCTCGATCGAGGGCGTCATCGGCGCCGCTCTGGTCGACTACACGAGCGGAATGGCCCTCGGCACGATCGGGGGCGGAAAGGACCTGGACCTGTCGGTGGCGGCGGCGGGCAACACGGACGTCGTACGCGCCAAGCTGCGCACGATGGAGATGCTCGGGCTCAAGGACGAGATCGAGGACATCCTGATCTCGCTCGGCTCGCAGTACCACCTCATCCGGCTGATGAAGGGCCGCAACAACAACGGCCTCTTCCTCTACCTGGCCCTCGACAAGGACCGCGCCAACCTGGCGATGGCCCGCCACCAGCTCAAGCGCATCGAGACCGGCCTGGACGTCTGATGTCTGACGCCTGACGTCTGACGCCTGACGTCCGGCCGCCCGGCGGCGCCGCGCTCCCCCCGGGCGCGGCGTCGCCTTTGCGCGCCCCCTTGTTGCGGGAACTACTCCACGAAGAGGCCGCGCGCCGCCGCCCG
The sequence above is a segment of the Streptomyces sp. Je 1-369 genome. Coding sequences within it:
- a CDS encoding transcriptional regulator, with product MRAAEPDAVPRAVGAPAVSPLLTRLATERATGAFLRAQGTLYLVDGRVVHAESPAAPGIDVLLTAGGALAAQGWQEVLSAAGTRHEVGRELVASGRVTAGELEMCHLGALFDAAFFVLGAASGPTRFRYGVAHWLGRVRPVPAAALERETLRRRALLDSIWPRPEVDTAPVVPRAPAPGQTVTVRQRALLRLADGVRTPTAIAWALGRPSFHTLIEVRRLAAAGLVEAPGAPEREPVPVALPCPAATECADPDIALLRRVRDALEAL
- a CDS encoding roadblock/LC7 domain-containing protein, giving the protein MKFFASWRRAGRRELVAAEADVLGELKRLRTRIPQLRGALTASVDGLLLAQDASDVEAEGVCALTAAALGVALRLSDATHQGGFRELIIRGEQGYVATYAAGSSAVLTLLAEPRINVGRLHLEARRSSALIGELVDAAVDRAEET